From the Candidatus Bathyarchaeota archaeon genome, one window contains:
- a CDS encoding ABC transporter permease → MKDVIIPETQIPNSLTQIFTITKYTLLDYIRSRRFYILLAITLSVGALLTGVVAYFQPQTFLSSEMAFYSGWWGNTAVYIVALSGIFFGGDAIAGEFQNKTGYFSVPNPVKRSSIYVGKLLSAFIASTLIIGAFTALTLCNGLYYFGAAVPIEFFQSVLFSWFYLFAVLGVTFMLSSLFKSGAYAILVSAILFLFAFDLVQVIIVQLVQIEPWFLLSYGSAIISNALTIPYPQHTTAFDVGFGETLTVYNATIPQGLIIIAAYFAIAAIAGLLLFKRKEFN, encoded by the coding sequence ATGAAAGATGTAATCATACCTGAAACCCAAATTCCAAATAGCCTCACCCAAATATTCACCATCACCAAATACACCCTGCTCGACTACATACGCTCGCGCAGATTCTACATCCTACTAGCCATAACCCTCTCCGTTGGTGCGCTGCTGACTGGGGTTGTTGCTTATTTTCAGCCCCAAACGTTTCTTTCTTCGGAGATGGCGTTTTATTCGGGTTGGTGGGGCAACACGGCAGTCTACATCGTTGCGCTTTCAGGCATATTTTTTGGCGGTGATGCCATAGCGGGGGAGTTCCAAAACAAAACCGGGTACTTTAGCGTCCCCAACCCCGTCAAACGCTCTTCAATTTACGTGGGCAAACTGTTGTCGGCGTTTATAGCGTCCACGCTTATCATCGGCGCCTTCACCGCACTCACCCTGTGCAACGGCTTGTACTATTTTGGCGCCGCAGTTCCCATCGAATTCTTCCAGTCCGTGCTGTTTTCGTGGTTCTACCTCTTCGCCGTGCTAGGCGTAACCTTCATGCTCAGTTCCCTATTCAAAAGCGGAGCCTACGCCATACTCGTATCCGCCATACTATTTCTGTTTGCCTTCGACCTCGTCCAAGTAATCATCGTGCAACTGGTGCAAATCGAACCCTGGTTCTTGCTCTCCTACGGCTCAGCCATAATCAGCAACGCCCTCACCATACCCTACCCTCAACACACAACCGCCTTCGACGTAGGCTTTGGAGAAACCCTAACAGTCTACAACGCAACAATACCCCAAGGACTAATCATAATCGCCGCCTACTTCGCCATAGCCGCCATCGCAGGACTGCTACTCTTCAAACGAAAAGAATTCAACTAA
- a CDS encoding ABC transporter permease: MSSWLESFQRAVYIAEKDIKVYFFKGPNLIFGLILPVSLFLAFSIGRSVDPTFSVPGLVAIASFFGAGAIQAITLPLERRTGTFKLLLTAPISLSTIAAGKVLAGFIYGVILSIAYMAVMLPFTAVANLPLFVVCIAFSAFMFSAFGFLLSVPFKDIPQAMPPATVVRIAMVFISGVFLPISAMPTILQAIAFTMPLTYSVEALRQAMTGAINTPIFLADLGAQTLFSLVFLYLAIQLLKKTIN; encoded by the coding sequence ATGTCAAGTTGGCTTGAAAGCTTCCAGAGAGCAGTTTACATCGCTGAAAAAGACATTAAAGTCTACTTCTTTAAAGGTCCAAACCTCATTTTTGGCCTGATCTTACCCGTCTCACTTTTTCTGGCTTTCTCCATTGGCAGATCTGTTGACCCCACTTTTTCAGTTCCTGGACTAGTGGCGATTGCATCTTTCTTTGGCGCAGGAGCCATCCAAGCAATCACTCTTCCGCTGGAGCGAAGAACAGGAACATTCAAGCTTCTCCTAACCGCACCCATCTCTTTGTCTACCATAGCAGCAGGAAAAGTTTTAGCAGGTTTCATATACGGAGTAATCCTGTCCATAGCGTACATGGCGGTTATGCTTCCCTTCACGGCAGTGGCTAATTTGCCTTTGTTTGTTGTGTGCATCGCGTTTTCAGCATTCATGTTTTCGGCGTTTGGTTTTCTGCTCTCGGTGCCGTTTAAGGACATTCCCCAAGCTATGCCCCCAGCTACAGTAGTACGCATCGCAATGGTCTTCATTTCAGGGGTATTCTTGCCCATATCAGCTATGCCCACGATTCTTCAGGCAATCGCATTCACCATGCCGCTCACGTACTCAGTAGAAGCTCTAAGACAAGCAATGACAGGCGCTATTAATACACCCATTTTTCTCGCTGATTTAGGAGCCCAAACACTCTTCTCACTGGTTTTCCTATATCTAGCAATTCAGTTACTCAAAAAAACAATTAACTAA
- a CDS encoding HisA/HisF-related TIM barrel protein, giving the protein MAQTFLLQTRKQASGRRIAVKIIPVIDVMGGRAVHAVKGKRAQYMPLQSRLCNGDCADPKTAAKAFRDCGFTELYLADLDAITAKKQPDTALLGEISQMGLQVMVDAGVSDAKGTQALIKSSVSKVVVGTETLHSLDVVADIVGSIGGRRLVVSLDLMQGKVLSKNEKAAAMDVLALAKELERRGVLQVIVLDLVRVGSGEGVDVALVEKLQRSTGLEVFVGGGVRGMDDLLELDGLGVAGVLLATALHNGEITVDALQNAGLI; this is encoded by the coding sequence GTGGCGCAAACTTTTTTACTGCAGACAAGAAAACAAGCATCAGGCAGACGAATAGCCGTGAAGATAATCCCCGTCATCGACGTCATGGGCGGCAGGGCAGTTCACGCCGTAAAAGGCAAACGCGCCCAGTACATGCCCCTTCAAAGCAGGCTATGCAACGGCGACTGCGCAGACCCTAAAACAGCAGCCAAAGCGTTTCGAGACTGCGGCTTCACCGAGCTTTACCTCGCGGATTTAGATGCCATCACAGCGAAAAAACAGCCTGACACGGCGCTTTTGGGGGAGATTAGCCAGATGGGTTTGCAGGTTATGGTTGACGCGGGCGTTTCTGACGCTAAAGGTACCCAAGCGCTTATCAAATCTTCTGTGTCCAAAGTGGTAGTTGGAACTGAAACACTGCACAGCCTAGACGTGGTAGCAGATATCGTCGGCAGTATTGGGGGTAGGCGTCTTGTGGTTAGCTTGGATTTGATGCAGGGCAAGGTGTTAAGCAAAAACGAGAAAGCCGCCGCTATGGATGTTTTGGCTCTTGCAAAAGAACTGGAGAGGCGTGGCGTGTTGCAGGTTATTGTTTTGGATTTGGTTCGGGTTGGGAGCGGCGAAGGTGTGGATGTTGCACTGGTGGAAAAATTGCAGAGAAGTACGGGTTTGGAGGTGTTTGTTGGTGGAGGCGTGCGTGGCATGGATGATTTGCTTGAACTCGACGGCTTGGGTGTTGCGGGGGTGTTGCTTGCTACGGCGCTTCACAACGGGGAAATCACGGTGGATGCCCTGCAAAACGCAGGTCTGATATGA
- a CDS encoding ABC transporter ATP-binding protein encodes MAVAIDVRELTKCYPKVLAVDHISFKVLKGEFFGFLGPNGAGKTTTINILTGTSNATSGQAYILGGNLTQKPMQVKEHIGVVPDASNLYGEISAWNNLMFCAKIHGVKKEKRQEKAAMLLKSVGLFERRDERVDTFSRGMKKRLMIAAALIHDPKILFLDEPTTGLDVQSARDVRALIRELNRQGVTVFLTTHYLEEADQCCARIAIISNGNIIAIDTPERLKLMAQAEQVIEVSFDGAADLTQKLQKLDYVKGVAVAGDKFRLLTDDTSMVLPTIVRFAQENHLRIISINTPKPTLEAAFVRLTGLHPEILSAEGKTEQNQR; translated from the coding sequence ATGGCGGTTGCAATTGATGTTCGGGAACTAACTAAATGTTATCCGAAAGTTTTGGCTGTTGACCACATAAGCTTCAAGGTGCTGAAGGGCGAGTTTTTTGGTTTTCTGGGTCCAAACGGAGCGGGTAAAACCACCACTATTAACATCCTAACAGGCACCTCAAATGCAACTTCGGGGCAAGCATACATCCTTGGCGGCAACCTCACCCAAAAGCCTATGCAAGTAAAAGAGCATATCGGCGTAGTTCCTGACGCATCAAATCTCTATGGCGAAATATCCGCATGGAACAACCTGATGTTTTGCGCTAAAATCCACGGCGTAAAAAAAGAAAAACGGCAAGAAAAAGCCGCTATGTTACTCAAATCTGTGGGTTTATTCGAAAGGCGTGATGAGCGTGTGGACACTTTTTCCAGAGGCATGAAGAAGCGCCTGATGATAGCCGCCGCCCTGATTCATGACCCCAAAATCCTGTTTTTGGACGAGCCCACGACGGGGTTGGACGTGCAAAGCGCCCGAGATGTCCGAGCTTTAATCAGAGAGCTAAATCGGCAGGGCGTAACCGTGTTTTTGACTACTCATTACTTAGAAGAAGCAGACCAGTGCTGTGCCCGAATAGCCATAATTTCAAACGGAAACATCATAGCCATAGACACCCCAGAAAGGCTAAAATTGATGGCACAAGCCGAGCAGGTAATTGAGGTCTCGTTTGACGGCGCGGCAGATTTAACTCAAAAGCTGCAGAAACTGGATTATGTTAAGGGCGTAGCTGTTGCAGGGGACAAGTTTAGGCTACTTACAGACGACACTTCTATGGTGCTACCTACTATAGTTAGGTTCGCCCAAGAAAACCATCTGAGGATAATCTCCATTAACACGCCAAAGCCGACCTTGGAGGCTGCGTTTGTCAGGCTTACGGGTTTGCATCCCGAAATATTATCAGCCGAAGGCAAAACAGAGCAAAACCAGAGATGA
- a CDS encoding ABC transporter ATP-binding protein yields MPSIEAVNLTKRYGAFAAVSDLNFKIQGAKCVGFLGPNGAGKTTTLKMFTDLITPSHGKALINGRNVHTEKKQALSSVGTLIETPEIYPSLTPREALSMIAELRGMPAAERSSCIEHAVAQVKMSEWIDKKVGKFSKGMKQRICIAAALLSDPDVLLLDEPTTGLDPRGMSEVREIIKHLKSQSKLIFMSSHILTEVADVCDEVAIVDQGRLITYDSLAHVSARFSGGSNLVEAEFCRPLAVGVAQKLEAAVSDVIDVEKTGAKALTVRFNGGIDVQEQILQALVTLGTGVVSYKPASSDLEAVYLQLIKNTK; encoded by the coding sequence ATGCCCTCTATTGAAGCAGTTAACCTTACAAAACGGTACGGCGCGTTTGCTGCAGTTTCCGATTTGAACTTCAAAATCCAAGGCGCCAAATGCGTCGGCTTTTTAGGTCCAAACGGCGCAGGCAAAACCACCACCCTAAAAATGTTTACCGATCTAATCACGCCCTCCCACGGCAAAGCCCTGATTAACGGCAGAAACGTACACACCGAAAAAAAACAGGCACTCTCGTCTGTGGGAACGCTAATTGAAACCCCCGAGATTTACCCGTCCCTTACGCCACGAGAAGCGTTAAGCATGATTGCTGAGCTTCGCGGAATGCCCGCTGCTGAGCGCAGTAGCTGTATCGAACACGCCGTAGCCCAAGTCAAAATGTCTGAGTGGATTGACAAGAAAGTGGGCAAATTCTCCAAGGGCATGAAGCAGCGAATCTGCATAGCCGCCGCGTTGCTTAGCGACCCTGACGTGTTGCTTTTGGATGAACCAACTACGGGTTTGGATCCGCGGGGCATGAGCGAGGTACGCGAGATAATCAAGCACCTCAAAAGCCAGAGCAAACTGATTTTCATGAGCAGCCATATCCTAACTGAAGTTGCCGACGTCTGCGATGAAGTTGCCATTGTGGATCAGGGCAGGTTAATCACGTATGATTCGCTGGCACATGTTTCAGCGCGTTTTTCGGGTGGCTCGAATTTGGTGGAAGCCGAGTTTTGTCGCCCGTTGGCTGTGGGAGTGGCACAGAAGCTCGAAGCAGCCGTTTCTGACGTGATTGACGTAGAAAAAACAGGCGCCAAAGCCTTGACAGTTAGGTTCAACGGCGGCATAGATGTGCAAGAGCAAATCCTGCAGGCCCTCGTTACGCTTGGCACGGGCGTTGTCAGCTACAAACCCGCCTCCTCAGACCTTGAAGCAGTATACCTGCAACTAATCAAAAACACGAAGTGA
- a CDS encoding transcription factor S: MEFCPNCGSRLVPKKSEDCDKPVIVLACSKCDYVKQDISKKSALTGGKVIQHNLRQQVTIIGKEDQKMATLPTLRVECPKCGNMEVYVWQVQTRGGDEASTQFMRCTKCNHTFREYT; the protein is encoded by the coding sequence ATGGAGTTTTGTCCTAATTGCGGTTCACGACTTGTCCCCAAGAAATCTGAAGACTGCGACAAACCAGTTATTGTTCTTGCCTGCTCAAAATGCGACTACGTCAAGCAGGATATATCCAAAAAATCTGCTTTAACCGGCGGAAAAGTCATACAGCACAACCTTCGCCAGCAAGTAACCATTATCGGCAAAGAAGACCAGAAAATGGCGACATTGCCCACTCTTCGGGTAGAATGTCCCAAATGCGGCAACATGGAAGTTTACGTTTGGCAGGTGCAGACCCGAGGAGGAGACGAAGCCTCAACACAGTTCATGCGATGCACTAAATGCAACCACACCTTCAGAGAATACACCTAA
- a CDS encoding winged helix-turn-helix domain-containing protein has translation MNSGELNSKPDLYVIARIIKTLKEKGRMNKTALATSTGLAYDKLVKYLGWMVEKGFIRIDDADGLVVLTKEGSEAYSELVQWILKYVGQLKFPRIRLRT, from the coding sequence TTGAATTCCGGAGAGCTGAATTCCAAACCTGACCTTTACGTCATCGCCCGCATAATCAAAACGTTAAAGGAAAAAGGGCGCATGAACAAAACCGCCTTGGCAACATCCACGGGGCTCGCATATGATAAGCTGGTTAAGTACTTGGGGTGGATGGTTGAGAAGGGCTTTATACGCATAGACGACGCAGACGGCTTAGTTGTTTTAACCAAAGAAGGCTCTGAAGCGTACAGCGAACTCGTGCAGTGGATACTCAAATACGTCGGGCAACTCAAATTCCCACGCATCCGACTACGAACCTAA